The following proteins come from a genomic window of Megalobrama amblycephala isolate DHTTF-2021 linkage group LG1, ASM1881202v1, whole genome shotgun sequence:
- the LOC125275028 gene encoding E3 ubiquitin-protein ligase TRIM35-like: MERVQSSQPDPQMASGALIHVPRYLGNLPFRVWKKMQDIAQNTPVILDPNMAYKDLVLSDDLTNGKYQPVPDNPERFDWYPCVLGSEVLTQEHTAGMWRLNRFCWIHGVWIFLAKARDTLQDFQLSQTKDCHCEMIVAISVIVAPNWWSYVVQ, from the exons ATGGAAAG AGTCCAGAGCTCACAGCCGGATCCACAGATGGCTTCTGGAGCTTTGATTCATGTGCCGCGATACTTGGGCAACCTGCCGTTCAGAGTCTGGAAGAAGATGCAGGACATCGCCCAAAACA CTCCAGTGATTCTGGATCCAAACATGGCTTATAAAGATCTTGTCCTGTCTGATGATCTGACCAATGGGAAATATCAACCTGTTCCTGATAATCCAGAGAGATTCGACTGGTATCCCTGTGTTCTGGGTTCAGAAGttttaactcaggaacacactgCTGGGATGTGGAGGTTAAATAGATTCTGCTGGATTCACGGA GTTTGGATCTTCTTAGCTAAAGCCCGGGACACACTGCAGGATTTTCAGCTGTCCCAGACTAAAGATTGCCATTGTGAAATGATCGTGGCGATTTCTGTGATCGTGGCTCCTAATTGGTGGTCCTATGTTgtacagtga
- the LOC125275090 gene encoding uncharacterized protein LOC125275090, with product MADQCDLCLLELIILCSLLTGTTGAEVTDVFISSGENVRLPCNNALSDCTTTTWIYNRFRHSWIVEMITLGKKKKDTESHKRLSLGSDCSLNIKNVTKDDSGFYNCQQYVNGQKQGTDARVNLHVLHVSPSSSSQTEIIPGRSVTLSCQLYSVSCDDWVCSEGLELSWVNQAGVDLKTDSRYQISAPDRCIISLTTTLLNEDDNREWRCQLTQRDQVKTSARYTGKNSGTVGAEVTDVFISSGENVRLSCNNALSDCNSTTWIHSRFRDSWIVEMITLWKKNEDTERHERLSLGSDCSLNIKHVTQDDYGFYTCQKYANGQQETDARVYLHVLHVSVSPSSSSSSSSPSSQTEMSPDRSVTLSCQLYSVSCDDWVCSEGLHLFWVNQAGVDLKTDSRYQISAPDHCIINLTTTLLNEDDNREWRCQLTHRNQLKASARYTGKNSGAKRLRLRM from the exons ATGGCTGATCAGTGTGATCTGTGTCTGCTGGAACTGATCATTCTCTGTTCACTTCTCACAG GTACAACTGGAGCAGAAGTGACTGATGTGTTCATCAGTTCTGGTGAAAATGTCCGTCTGCCCTGTAACAATGCTCTTTCTGACTGTACAACAACTACATGGATCTATAACAGATTCAGACATTCATGGATAGTTGAAATGATTACTTTAgggaaaaagaagaaagacacAGAGAGTCATAAGAGACTGAGTCTGGGGTCTGACTGCTCTCTGAACATCAAGAACGTCACAAAAGATGATTCTGGATTTTACAACTGCCAACAATATgtgaatggacaaaaacaagGAACTGATGCACGTGTTAATCTGCATGTTCTTCATG tctctccatcatcatcatcacagacTGAGATCATTCCTGGTCGctctgtgactctctcctgtcaGTTGTATTCAGTCTCTTGTGATGATTGGGTCTGTTCTGAGGGACTTGAGCTGTCATGGGTGAATCAGGCTGGTGTTGATCTAAAGACAGACTCCAGATATCAGATATCAGCTCCAGATCGCTGTATCATCAGTCTGACtacaacactcctgaatgaagaTGACAACAGAGAGTGGAGATGTCAGCTTACTCAAAGAGATCAAGTCAAGACCTCAGCCAGATACACTGGCAAGAATTCAG GTACGGTTGGAGCAGAAGTCACTGATGTGTTCATCAGTTCTGGTGAAAATGTCCGTCTGTCCTGTAATAATGCTCTTTCTGACTGCAACTCAACTACATGGATCCATAGCAGATTCAGAGATTCATGGATAGTTGAAATGATTACTTTATGGAAAAAGAATGAAGACACAGAGAGACATGAGAGACTGAGTCTGGGGTCTGACTGCTCTCTGAACATCAAGCACGTCACACAAGATGATTATGGATTTTACACCTGTCAAAAATATGCGAATGGACAACAAGAAACTGATGCACGTGTTTATCTGCATGTTCTTCATG tttcagtctctccatcatcatcatcatcatcatcatcaccatcatcacagACTGAGATGAGTCCAGACCGctctgtgactctctcctgtcaGTTGTATTCAGTTTCCTGTGATGATTGGGTCTGTTCTGAGGGACTTCATCTGTTCTGGGTGAATCAGGCTGGTGTTGATCTGAAGACAGACTCCAGATATCAGATATCAGCTCCAGATCACTGTATCATCAATCTGACtacaacactcctgaatgaagaTGACAACAGAGAGTGGAGATGTCAGCTTACTCACAGAAATCAACTCAAGGCCTCAGCCAGATACACTGGTAAGAATTCAGGTGcgaaacgtctcaggttacgtatgtaa